CGTTCTCGACGGGGTGCTGCAGCGACGTCCGCACCCCGACCCGGCGACCTACATCGGCCGCGGCAAGGCGGCGGAGTTGCGCGACCTCGTCGCCGCGGTCGGCGCCGACACCGTCATCGCCGACACGGAGCTCGCTCCGAGCCAGCGTCGCGCGCTGGAGGACGTCGTCAAGGTCAAGGTCATCGACCGCACCACCGTCATCCTCGACATCTTCAGCCAGCACGCCAAGAGCCGCGAGGGCAAGGCGCAGGTCGAGCTCGCCCAGCTCGAGTACCTGCTTCCGCGTCTGCGCGGCTGGGGTGAGTCGATGAGCCGTCAGGCCGGTGGCCAGGTCGGGGCCGGAGGCGCCGGCATGGGCTCACGCGGACCGGGTGAGACCAAGATCGAGCTCGACCGCCGGCGCATCCGCACGAAGATGGCGCAGCTGCGCAGGCAGCTGCGCGACTTCGCGCCCGCTCGCGAGGCCAAGCGCAGCGAACGCAAGCGCAACACGATCCCGTCCGTCGCGATCGCCGGCTACACCAACGCCGGCAAGTCGAGCCTGCTCAACCGGCTCACGAGCGCCGGCGTGCTCGTGGAGAACGCGCTGTTCGCGACGCTGGACGCGACGGTGCGCCGTGCCCAAGCGGTCGACGGGCGCGTCTACACCCTCACCGACACGGTCGGCTTCGTGCGGAACCTGCCGCACCAGCTCGTCGAGGCGTTCCGCTCGACGCTGGAAGAGGTGGGCGACGCCGACGTGCTGGTACACGTCGTGGACGGCTCCCATCCCGACCCCGCGGCGCAGCTCGCGACCGTACGCGATGTGATGGGCGACGTGGGTGCGCGCTCGACGCGCGAGATCGTCGTCTTCAACAAGGCGGACCTCGTCGACGACGACACCCGACTGGTGCTGCGCGGTCTTGAGCCGAGCGCGCTGTTCGTGTCGTCGCGCACGGGCGAGGGCATCGATCAGCTGCGCACCGTCATCGAGGACGCCCTGCCGCTGCCGGCGGTCGAGGTGCGCGCGCTCGTGCCGTATGAGCGTGGAGACCTCATCAACGCGGTGCACGAGTCGGGGCACATCGTCTCGACGGCCCACGAGGAAGGCGGTACCGCCGTGCACGCGCACGTCTCGGAGCGACTCGCGGCGGAGCTCGCACCCTACGCGCTCTGACGCACGCCTAGCCTGCCGTCAGCTCGATCGCCGGCACGCCGGGCGTCGGAAAGCCGAACACCTGGCCGAGGAAAGCGAGCTCGCTCTCCAGCGCGTGCACGACCGCCTCAGCGCCGCGGAACCCGTGTCCTTCGCCCTCGTAGAGCACGTAGGCGTGCGGGATGCCGCGCGCGGCGAGAGCGTCGCGGATCGCTTCGGCCTGCGACGGAGGCACGACCGCGTCATCCGCGCCCTGCAGCAGCAGCACGGGCACGCGGAACCCGTCGATATGCGTCAACGGGGAGCGCTCGATGTAGAGCTCCTCGGCATCCGGCAGGGGCCCGATGAGTCCGTCGAGATACCGTGACTCGAAATCGTGCGTATCGGCGGCCAGGGTGCGGGCGTCGCCGACGCCGTAGCGGGAGATGCCCGCGCGGAAGACGTCGGTGCGCGCGAGCGCCGCGAGCACCGTCCAGCCGCCTGCCGATCCGCCCTTGATCGCCAGGCGGGCGCCATCGGCGGCGCCGGTGGCGGCCAGGCCGGAAGCGGCCGCCGCGACGTCCGCCACGTCGCCGACGCCCCACTGTCCGCGCAGGCGCTCCCGGTACGCGCGGCCGTACCCGGTCGAGCCGCCGTAGTTCACCTCCAGTACTCCGATGCCGCGACTCGTGAAGAACAGCGTCTTCGCATCGGCGACGCCGCCCTCGTGGCCTGTCGGACCGCCGTGCACCAGCACGAGATAGGGCGGACGTTCTGCGTCGGATGCCGCGACACGCGGATGGTGGGGAGGGTGCACGAACGCGTGCACCGTCCCCGTCGGACCCTCCACAGAGAACGGGCGCGTCTCGGGAAGCCACGCATCGAGATCCTCACCCGCGATCTCTGCACGGCATCCGACGATGAGATCGACGTGCACCGTCGCCCCCGGCGCATCGAAGTCCACCAGCCAGATGCCGCTCAGGCCCGGTGCCACGCCGGAGATCAGCGCCCGGTGGCCGACGACCGCCTCGACGGCGAGGGATGCGGTGGCGGGGATGTCGATCACGGTCTCGGTGCCCGCGGCATCCCGCCAGACGAGCTCGTCCGCGCCGTTCGTGCGGACAGCGATCACCCCGCCGTCGGACGTCGCACCGAACCAGCGGCTGCCGAGTGACCACAGCGGGCCCCCCGTGTCCGCATCGGCCGGGGCGAGAGGCGCCCGCGGCAGGTCGGCATCCAGGCGCAGGCTCCAGATGTTCCACCGACCGGTCGCGTCGTCCAGGTAGAGCAGGGCGTCCTCGTCGGTCCATTCGGGCTGGAGCGCTGCCGTGCTGCCGTCGGTCACGTCGGCCCACTCGACCACGGCGCCGTCCTCGAGGCGACCGATACGCAGCGTCGTGCGGTCCCACGGCATGTCGGGGTGGTTCCAGGCCACCCACGCGAGCCGGTCCCCGCGCGGGGACAGTGCGGGTTGAGCGACGAAATCGCTGCCCGCGACAAGGTCGCTCGCTCCCGCACCGTCGAGGTCGATGCGCACGATCGCCCGCTCGCGGCCGGCGCGCTCGCGGATGCCGAGCAGCATCCCGCCGGTCGCGCGAAGTCCGCCGTAGCGGACATCCGCATCGTCCGTCAGGGGACGAGGGTCCGAGCCGGGCTCCCGCACCCACACCTGCTGATCGCGGCGTTCGACGAAGAACAGCCGACCGGCATCGTCGACCGCCCACGACCCGCCGCCGTACTCGTGGACGCCGGATCGGGCGTTCCACGGCGCCGGCAGGACGAGGTGCACCGTGCCGGTCGCATCGCGCCGGAACACGGCCGTGCGGCCGGCCTCTTCGGCCACCGACTGCGCCCACCACACCTCGTCGCCCACGAGTGCGGCGCCGTCGATCCGGGGAGAAGCCGAAGAAGCCCAGGCGGCGGTGAACGGGGAGGGCCAGGATCCATAGGGGTGCACATCGACCATGGCTGCCACGCTACGCGTGTGCGACCTGCCACGTCGGCAGACACGTGCCGTCACACGCGGGTGAGGGAACGGCGCTGGCTCTACAGTGGGGCATCGAGGCCGCGGCCGACCGGCTGCAGGACCCCGACCCGAGAGGGAACTGAGCGATGATGTCCCACGAACCCCGCGTCGACGCTCCGGCGGTCGCCGGCACGGCCTCGCCGCGGGTACCGTTCTCGTTCGAGATCTACCCTCCGCGCACCCCCGAGCAGCTGCCTGCTCTCTACGAGACCATTCGCGTGCTCGCCGCCGCCGGTCCGCGCTTCATCTCCGTGACGTTCGGCGCGGGCGGCTCGACGACCGACCGCTCGCTCACCGTGCTGACGCACATCCTCCGCGAGACGACCGTTCCGCCCGTCGCGCACGTGACCTGTGTCGGCAGCAGCTACGCCGAAGCCACGACGGTCATCCGCGACTTCCTCGATGCCGGCATCACCCGCTTCCTGGCGCTGCGGGGCGACCCGCCCGCCGGCGTCGGCGAGGACGACATCGTGGTCGGCGATCTGGAGTCGGCCGCTCAGCTCGTGCAGCTGATCGGCCGGGTGCAGGCGGAGCGCTCGCCGTATCGCGAGCGTGAGATCCCGGGGCTTCCGGGAGCCGTGCAGGTCACCGACGGCGACCGCGTCGAGATCGCCGTCGCGGCGTTCCCGAACGGTCACCCGCGTTCGCGTCACCGCTACGAGGACATCGACGCACTTCTGGCCAAACAGGCCGCCGGGGCGACGTCCGCCCTGACACAGCTCTTCTTCCACGCCGACGAGTACCTCGACTTCGTCGAGCGCGCCCGCGCCGCCGGGGTCGTCATCCCGATCGTGCCCGGGATCATGCCCATCACCTCTCCGGGGCGACTGCGCCGAGTGCTCGAGCTCACCGGGGATGCGCGCCCCGACTCCCTCGCCGCGGCGCTCGAGTCGGCTCCGGATGCCGCCGCGCAGCGCGCCGTCGGCCTCGCCCATGCCGCCGACCTCGCGCGGTCCGTTGTCGCCGGCGGCGCCGACGGCACCCACCTCTACGCCTTCAACAACCACGACACCGTTCTGGGCGTGCTGCGCGCCGCAGAGCTGATCCCCGAAGCGAGCCCGTGACGCCGTCCGCTCAGTCGGACGACTCGTCCGCCGCCGCGCGGCGAAGACCCCAACGACTCCACGCGCGGCGAAGAGCCGCCGCCCGCGCGGACTGACCGGCGAGCCACGCTCCGGCGGCGACGGCGAGAGCGATCGCCAGAGCTGCCCCGGCGGCGCCGACCGCCGCCGACACCAGCTGGTCGTAGACGGCGGCCGCCGCGGCCGGCGTGAGGGCCGTCCCGGTTGCGGCGGACGATACGGCCGCCCGGCCCGCCGCGGCCGCGATCAGCAGCGCTCCGAGGCCCGCCGCCGCCGCGAGCGCGGCCCGCCGCAGGGCGTCGAAGCGTCGCCGAGCGAGCGCGATCCCGGTGAGGAACAGGATCGCGGTGGCGACCGGCATCCACCATCCGGCCTTCACGCCGAGCGCATATCCCGTTCGAATGGCGGCCAGGGCGTCTCCGGAGCCGATGACCACGACGTGATCGACGGAGGGGATGAGCGTCGCCCACGCCACGCCCTGCGCGCTCAGACTTTCCTTCACGCCCGCCACCACGGCGCCGACCTGGATGCCGAGTCCGGCCTTGGTCTGCACCACGACGCCGGAGCCATCGGAGGTCGCGGCGAGCGTGAGCGCGCGGTGAGACTGTCGAAGAAGCCGGTCCCACAGTGCCCCGAAGCTGTCGGAGCGGATCGCACCGGCGATCGTGTCGTGCACGAGACCCTGCGCGGCGGCGGCGGCGGGCGCTTGCAGCCGCCGCCAGCTGCACCCGCGCCCAGACGCTCAGGATGGACAACGGGAGGCAGACGACGGCCAGGACGATCGCGACGGCCGATGCGAGGGCGCGCGCCCGCGACATGATCAGATCGCGCGCAGGACGGCCACGACGCGACCGAGGACCACCGCGTCGTCGCCGAGGATGGGCTCGAAGGAGGAGTTGCGGGGGAGCAGCCACGTGTGGCCGTCCCGCTGCCGGAAGGTCTTCACCGTCGCTTCGCCGTCGAGCATCGCCGCGACGATGTCGCCGTTGTCCGCGGTCGGCTGCGATCTCACGACGACCCAGTCGCCGTCGCAGATGGCGGCGTCGATCATCGACTCGCCGCTGACCTTGAGCATGAACAGGTCGCCCTTGCCGACGAGCTGGCGGGGGAGGGGGAAGATCTCCTCGACCTGCTGGTCTGCCGTGATCGGCACGCCCGCCGCGATGCGCCCCACCAGAGGGACCAGTGCCGCATCGCCCACGGCCGGAGCGAGGTCGGCGGGATTCTCGGCGGCGGCACCCGGCAGATCGATGAGGACCTCCATCGCGCGCGTCTTGCCGGCGTCGCGGCGGAGGTAGCCGCTCAGCTCCAGCTGGTTGAGCTGGTGGGTGACGCTGGACAGCGACTTCAGGCCCACGGCATCGCCGATCTCGCGCATGCTCGGCGGGTAGCCGTGGCGCGCGATGGAGGTCTGGATCACCTCGAGGATCTTCAGCTGCTTGTCGCTGAGGCTCTTCCGCCTGCGTGTCTGAGGCTTCTCGGCCATATCGCGCGCTCCTTCGATCGCGTCCCCGGAAGGCAGAGCCTTCGAATGTCGGAGGTTGGTGATGGGGTCGTCTTGTCGAAACCGTATCCGGTTTTCGCACGGTCGGACGGCACGCGTGCGCGTGTCGGATTCGATTCATCTGCGAGAACCGTATCGCTTGACACTCGAATACTATCGAAGATAGATTCGGAACAGAGATTCGCATCCGGCTCTCCCGGCCGAGAGGCGGATGCGAATCTCGACTCGAATCTTCGAGGTGACGCTCTCACCCCCGACGCCGCGGCGCGGGACACGTCTCAAGGAGGAACCCATGACCACGATCGACATCCTCGGCGCCTCGCCCCGCGGCCGTGTCATCGCGGCGGCCCCCGCCACCCGTCTGCGCCTGACGGTTCGTGGTCGCCGGGTGCTCGCCTTCCTCGCCTCCATCCCCGTCATCGTCGCGCTCGGTATCGGCATCGTGTCCGGCGGCGGCGCGCTGGCCTCCAATGAGGGATCCTCGGGAGTCACGTTCACCCACGTCACGGTTCAGCCGGGCGACACGCTCTGGTCGATCGCACGCGCGGTCGCACCTGACGTCGACCCGCGCGACGCCGTCGACGCGATCGTTCGACTCAACGCCTTGGACTCGGGCAGCCTCGATGCCGGACAGAGCATCGCGATCCCCGCCGAGTACTCCGCCGGCCACTGATCAGCCTCGTCCGCTCATCACGGTGACCTCTACGATGGTGAGGGTGAGCGTTCGACTCGATGACCTTCCCCTCAGAGACGACCTGCGCGGCCTGACGCCCTACGGCGCTCCCCAGGCTCCGCTGCCCGTCGCGCTGAACGTCAACGAAAACACGCATCCGGTGCCCGAAGCGGTCGCGGACGACATCCTCGACAGCATCGCCCGTGCGCTCCGGGAGGTGAACCGCTATCCGGATCGCGAGTTCACCGCCGTGCGGGAGGGCTTCGCGGACTACCTGGGTCATGGCCTGTCGGCCGCGCAGATCTGGGCGGCGAACGGATCCAATGAGGTTTTGCAGCACCTTCTGCAAGCGTTCGCTGGCCCCGGTCGGACGGCCTTCGGTTTCGCACCGACCTACTCGATGTACCCGCTGCTCACTCGTGCCACTGGCGCGACGTACGTGAGCGGGACGCGCGGCGTCGACTACACACTCGCCCCCGAAGACGCGGCCGCTCAGGTCGACCGTGCGCAGCCGGATGTCGTCTTTCTGTGCGCGCCGAACAACCCGACCGGAACGCCACTCGGACTCGATGTGATCGAGGCCGTCTATGACGCCGCACCGGGCATTGTGATCGTCGACGAGGCCTACCAGGAGTTCGCGCCCCGCGATTCCCGGTCGGCACTGACGCTGCTGCCCGATCGGCCGCGGCTGGTCGTGTCTCGCACGATGAGCAAGGCCTTCGCATTCGCCGGCGCTCGCGTCGGCTACCTCGCGGCCGACCCCGCCGTCATCGATGCTCTGCGTCTGGTGCGGCTTCCCTACCACCTCAGTGCGCTGACGCAGGCGGCGGCATCGGCCGCGCTGCGTCACGCGCCGGCGATGCTCGCGATGGTCGACGAGATCGTCGCTCAGCGCGACCGTATCTCCGCGACACTCGACGCGCTCGGCTACCGCCCCTTCGAGAGCTGGACGAACTTCGTGCTCTTCTCCGGTGTGGAAGATCCTGCGGCGACGTGGCAGGGGCTCTACGACCGCGGCGTTCTGATCCGCGATGTCGGCATCGCCCACAGTCTGCGTGTCACGGCGGGCACCGCGGAGGAGTCGACGGCGTTCCTCGACGCGCTCGCCTCACTCGGCCCGGGCGGTTCCGGCGCGCACTGACGGTGAACGCCGGGGTAACACGCCGGGCCGGCGCGCGGGCTCTCGGTAGACTCGGCTCATGAGCACCCCGGCCCCCCGCACGGCATCCTTGCGACGCGCGACCAGCGAGTCCACGGTCGAACTCGATCTCGACCTCGACGGCACCGGGCACAGCAGCATCGACACCACGGTGCCGTTCTTCGACCACCTGCTCACAGCCTTCGCAAAGCACTCGCTCACCGATCTCACGGTACGCGCCTCGGGAGACACCGACATCGATGCGCACCACACCGTCGAAGACACCGCGATCGTCCTGGGTCAGGCGATCCGTCAGGCGCTCGGCGACAAGAGCGGCATCTCGCGCTACGGGGATGCGCTCGTTCCCCTGGACGAGGCGCTGGCCCAGGCCGTGGTCGACATCAGCGGGCGCCCCTATCTGGTCCACACCGGGGAGCCGGTCGGGTTCGAGCACCATCTCATCGGCGGCCACTTCACCGGGTCGCTCGTGCGTCACACGTTCGAAGCGCTCGCTTTCAATGCCGGTCTGACGATGCACGTCACGGTGCTCGGCGGACGGGACCCGCACCACATCGCCGAAGCCGAGTACAAAGCGTTCGCGCGGGCCTTCCGGCAGGCGAAGGCGCTCGACCCCCTGGTCCACGGCATCCCCAGTACGAAGGGCGCCCTATGACCGACGCCACCGCAGGGCTCGAGGCCGGTACCCGCATCGAGGAGCGGCCTCTCGTGGCTGTGCTCGACTACGGGTCGGGCAATGTCCACTCCGCGGTGAAGGCCCTCGTCGCCGCGGGAGCCGATGCGCGGCTCACGGCCGATCGTGGCCTGATCCACGACGCCGCAGGTCTGGTCGTACCCGGCGTCGGAGCCTTCCGGGCCGTGATGGAGTCCCTGCGCGCCACGCGCGGCGACGAGATCATCGAACGTCGTCTCGCCGGAGGTCTGCCGGTGCTGGGCATCTGTGTCGGCATGCAGGTGATGTTCGAGCACGGTGTGGAACGCGGTGACGACACCGAGGGGCTCGGCGAGTGGCCCGGCGCGGTCACCGAACTCGACGCGCCGGTGCTCCCGCACATGGGCTGGAACACGGTGCGGGTGGGCGAAGGCTCGACTCTTTTTCGCGGCCTGGAGCACGAACGGTTCTACTTCGTGCACTCCTACGCCGCCCAGCACTGGTCGCTCGAGGTCACGCGGCCGTTCCGTCAACCCGCCCTCACGTGGTGCGACTACGGCACGCCGTTCCTCGCCGCCGTCGAGAACGGGCCGCTGTCGGCGACGCAGTTCCATCCCGAGAAGAGCGGCGAGGCCGGCATCCGGCTTCTCGCGAACTGGATCTCCTCGCTTCCGCAAGACCTCACCCGCACCCGGTAGTAGTCTCTCTGCTTGTGTGTCCTCGTGTCCGCGCATGGCGGGCACTGAACCCTTCCTGGAGCCATGAACGATTTCGCGTCGACCCCCGAACTGATCCTCCTGCCCGCCGTCGACGTCGCCGACGGCAAGGCGGTACGTCTGACGCAGGGTGAGGCCGGCACCGAGACGAGCTACGGCGATCCCGTCGACGCGGCGTTGGCTTGGGCGCGCGACGGCGCCCAGTGGATCCACCTCGTGGATCTGGATGCCGCCTTCGGACGCGGCAACAACGCCGCCGTGCTGCGCAAGGTCATCAAGCAGCTCAAGGGCGTGCAGGTGGAGCTGTCCGGAGGAATCCGCGACGATGCGACCTTGGAGGCCGCCCTCGAGTCGGGGGCGAGCCGCATCAACCTCGGCACCGCGGCGCTGGAGAACCCGGAGTGGGCGGCGGACGTCATCGGCCGCTACGGCGACGCGATCGCGGTCGGACTCGACGTGCGTGGAACCACGCTCGCTGCGCGCGGGTGGACGCGCGACGGCGGCGACCTCTGGCAGGTGCTCCAGCGCCTCGAAGACGCCGGGTGCAGCCGTTACGTCGTCACCGACGTCACCAAGGACGGCACGCTGAAGGGCCCGAACCTCGAGCTGCTGCGCGAGGTCACCACCCGCACCGTCAAGCCGGTCGTCGCCTCGGGGGGCATCTCGAACCTCGACGACATCGCGGCCCTGCGCGAGCTCGTTCCGCTCGGCGTCGAAGGGGCCATCGTGGGTAAGGCACTCTATGCGGGGGCCTTCACCCTCGCCGAGGCGCTGGATGTCGCCGCAGGCTGAGAGTCCCGACGACGCCGCAGCCCACGCCTGCGCCGCGGATTCCGCAGGCGTCCCCTGGGAGGGGCGCTCCTTCGAGCCCAATCCGCACGCCGGCGACGACGGCTCTGCAGACGCTGCGCTGCTGTCGGCACTGCTGAGCTTCCGCCGGGGCGAGGGTGATGCTCGTGCGGTCGTCGACGCCTACCGCACGGCACGCCTGTTGATCCCGCTGGTCGCCGAGGCCGGCGATGTGGGCGTCGCCCCGTCCGGCCACACCGTCGACAAGACGCAGGAGCTGTCCATCGTAACGGTCGCCGCGCCCGACGGGCGGCGTGTGCTGCCCGTGTTCACGTCGGTGCGCACGATGGCGGCGTGGGATCCGAAAGCGCGACCGGTGCCGGCCGACGGCATCCGTACCGCCTTGGCCGCCGCTGCCGACGATACGGACCTGATCGTGATCGACCCGGCATCCGAGACCGAGTTCGTTCTGCGTCGCCCCGCGGTGTGGGCCCTCGGTCAAGGGCTGGCCTGGGAACCCGCGCACACCTCGCCGGAGGTCTATGCCGGGCTGCAGGACTCGATCGGCTCCGAGCTGGGCGTGCTCGACCTGTCGGTGGCGCCGGGGGATCCGCAGGCGCGTCTGCGCGGCCCGGAACTGATCGTCCGTCTGCAGCTCGTGGATGGGCTCGACCAGTCTCAGCTCGACGCCACCCTGCAGCGGCTGGCGGCACGGTGGGCCGCCGACGATCGCATTGCGGTGCTGCTCGACTCGCTCACGGTCAAGCTCGTCCGCGGCTGAGCGCCGCGCCGGGTCTCACGTGACGGGCCCGGTCCACTTCTCGCCCGGGCCCTTGCCGATCGGGTCGGGGATGACCGAGGCCTCGCGGAACGCGAGCTGCAGCGAGCGCAGTCCATCGCGCAGTGACCGCGCGTGCATGTCGCTGATCTCCGGCGCTCCGGCCGTGATCAGCCCCGCCAGGGCGTTGATCAGCTTGCGTGCCTCGTCGAGATCCAGCTGCGTCTCGGGATCGTCCGCGAGACCGGTCTTGACGGCGGCTGCGCTCATGAGATGCACCGCGGCCGTCGTGATGACCTCCACCGCCGGCACGTCGGCGATGTCGCGGGTGGCGGCGGCGGAGGCACGCTCCTGTTCCTCCCATCGGGCGAGCCGTTCGGCCTCGTGACGGTCGGGGGAGGAAGGAATCGTGTCCACGTGCTGCTCTCTGCTAGACTGTGCGGGCGCCGGAGTGTTCTGCTCCGGAACGAAAGAGGATCACATCCCACCCGCGCTTGCCGCTCCAGGCTACCGGGTCACGCGCTCCGCCTCGTCCGTCGAGGTTGTCGCACCGAGCAATCGGTGCGGGTGAGGGTGCAGGAACGAAGCCGACGTGCGCGTCGTGCGGGGTGGACGTGACGATCTTCCGCCCGAGACACATCCCTGTGTCCGGTGGCACCCACCCGTACGACTAAGGAGTTCCGCATCAGCGATCCCCGCACCAATGACCGCATTCGCGTTCCCGAGGTCCGCCTCGTCGGACCCGCGGGTGAGCAGGTCGGCGTCGTCCGCATCGAGGTCGCTCTGCGCCTCGCTCAGGAAGCAGATCTCGACCTCGTCGAGGTCGCCCCCAACTCGAAGCCGCCCGTGGTCAAGATCATGGACTACGGCAAGTTCAAGTACGAGGCGGCGCAGAAGGCGAAGGAAGCGCGTCGCAATCAGGCGAACACGGTTCTCAAAGAGGTCCGTTTCCGACTGAAGATCGAAGCGCACGACTACACGACCAAGCTCAAGCGTGCCGAAGGCTTCCTGCAGGCCGGTGACAAGGTCAAGGCCATGATCCTCTTCCGAGGCCGCGAGCAGTCGCGTCCGGAGCAGGGTGTACGGCTGCTGCGCAAGTTCGCCGAGGACGTCGCCGAGTACGGAACCGTCGAGTCGAACCCCACGATCGACGGACGCAACATGGTCATGGTCATCGCCCCGCACAAGAACAAGTCCGAGGTGAAGACCGAGCAGAACGCCCAGCGTGCTGCGAACAAGGAGGCGGCGCGCCAGGCGCGCGGAACCACGGGCGCCGAGCCCGAGGCCGCCCCCGCCGCCGAGCCCGCTCCCGCGGAGTAAGGCCGCCGGCCGGAGGCGCAGCCTCTCGGCCCCCAGAGCTCCCGCCCCGCGGGAACCACAACGAAGGATAGAGACATGCCGAAGCAGAAGACCCACTCGGGTGCCAAGAAGCGCTTCAAGGTCACCGGTAGCGGGAAGATCAAGAAGCAGCAGGCGAACCTCCGCCACAACTTCGAAGGCAAGCCCACCAAGCGCACGCGCCGCCTGTCGGCCGACAAGATCCTGGCTCCCGGCGACGCGAAGGTCGCCAAGAAGCTCCTCGGCATCTGAGCGCTGACGCAGACGAGAAAGTAGAAGAAAATGGCTAGAGTCAAGCGGGCCGTCAACGCCCACAAGAAGCGTCGCGTCATCCTCGAGCGCGCATCCGGTTACCGCGGGCAGCGTTCGCGCCTGTACCGCAAGGCCAAGGAGCAGGTCACCCACTCGCTGGTCTACGCGTACCGTGACCGCCGCAAGCGCAAGGGCGACTTCCGCCGCCTGTGGATCCAGCGCATCAACGCCGCGGCCCGTCAGAACGGCATCACCTACAACCGCTTCATCCAGGGCCTCGGCCTGGCGGGCGTGCAGGTCGACCGTCGCATGCTGGCCGAGCTGGCCGTCAACGAGCCGGCCACCTTCGCCTCGCTCGTCGAGACCGCGAAGAAGGCGCTGCCGGCGGACGTGAACGCGCCCAAGGCGTAATCACTGCCCACACAGCACGAGAAGGGGTGTCCTCCGAACGGGGGACGCCCCTTCTTCATTCCCTAGGATGAGATCGTGCTCGAAAATCCTCGTTCTCCCCGTGTGCGCGCCGTCGCCAAGCTGACCAAGCGCAGCGCCCGACAGGAGACCGGGCTATTCCTGCTGGAGGGACCCCAGGCGGCCCGCGAGGCTCTCGCCTTCCGCCCCGACACCCTCGTCGAGCTCTTCGCCACGCCCACGGCGATGGAGCGACATCAAGACATCCGGGATGCGGCCGCGGACGCAGGCCTGGACATCGTCTTCACGACCGAGGCGGTGCTGGATGCGATGGCCGACACGGTGACCCCGCAGGGGATCGTCGCCGTCGCGCGACAGTCGCCGACGTCACTCAAAGACATCTTCGCCGCATCGCCGACCCTCATCGCGATCTGCGAAGAGGTACGCGATCCGGGCAACCTCGGCACCATCATCCGCGCCGCCGACGCCGCCGGTGCGGATGCCGTCGTGCTGACCGGACGCACGGTCGATCCCTACAACCCCAAGGTCGTGCGCGCCACGACCGGCTCGCTGTTCCACGTGCCCGTCGCCGTCGCCGCGGAGCTGCCGGCCACCGTCGAACGGGCACATGCGGCGGGCCTGCGCATCGTCGCCGCGGACGTCGGGGGAGAGGACTTCCTCGCCCGCCGAGACGTGCTCGCCGCACCCACGGCCTGGCTGTTCGGCAACGAGGCACGGGGCCTGGACGACGATGCGCTGGCGCTCGCCGACCTCTCCCTGCGACTGCCGATCTACGGTC
The DNA window shown above is from Microbacterium laevaniformans and carries:
- a CDS encoding TrmH family RNA methyltransferase; amino-acid sequence: MLENPRSPRVRAVAKLTKRSARQETGLFLLEGPQAAREALAFRPDTLVELFATPTAMERHQDIRDAAADAGLDIVFTTEAVLDAMADTVTPQGIVAVARQSPTSLKDIFAASPTLIAICEEVRDPGNLGTIIRAADAAGADAVVLTGRTVDPYNPKVVRATTGSLFHVPVAVAAELPATVERAHAAGLRIVAADVGGEDFLARRDVLAAPTAWLFGNEARGLDDDALALADLSLRLPIYGRAESLNLATAASVCLYETAFAQRGDR
- a CDS encoding SseB family protein; this encodes MSPQAESPDDAAAHACAADSAGVPWEGRSFEPNPHAGDDGSADAALLSALLSFRRGEGDARAVVDAYRTARLLIPLVAEAGDVGVAPSGHTVDKTQELSIVTVAAPDGRRVLPVFTSVRTMAAWDPKARPVPADGIRTALAAAADDTDLIVIDPASETEFVLRRPAVWALGQGLAWEPAHTSPEVYAGLQDSIGSELGVLDLSVAPGDPQARLRGPELIVRLQLVDGLDQSQLDATLQRLAARWAADDRIAVLLDSLTVKLVRG
- the infC gene encoding translation initiation factor IF-3, which codes for MAPTRTTKEFRISDPRTNDRIRVPEVRLVGPAGEQVGVVRIEVALRLAQEADLDLVEVAPNSKPPVVKIMDYGKFKYEAAQKAKEARRNQANTVLKEVRFRLKIEAHDYTTKLKRAEGFLQAGDKVKAMILFRGREQSRPEQGVRLLRKFAEDVAEYGTVESNPTIDGRNMVMVIAPHKNKSEVKTEQNAQRAANKEAARQARGTTGAEPEAAPAAEPAPAE
- the hisH gene encoding imidazole glycerol phosphate synthase subunit HisH, translating into MTDATAGLEAGTRIEERPLVAVLDYGSGNVHSAVKALVAAGADARLTADRGLIHDAAGLVVPGVGAFRAVMESLRATRGDEIIERRLAGGLPVLGICVGMQVMFEHGVERGDDTEGLGEWPGAVTELDAPVLPHMGWNTVRVGEGSTLFRGLEHERFYFVHSYAAQHWSLEVTRPFRQPALTWCDYGTPFLAAVENGPLSATQFHPEKSGEAGIRLLANWISSLPQDLTRTR
- the rplT gene encoding 50S ribosomal protein L20, which codes for MARVKRAVNAHKKRRVILERASGYRGQRSRLYRKAKEQVTHSLVYAYRDRRKRKGDFRRLWIQRINAAARQNGITYNRFIQGLGLAGVQVDRRMLAELAVNEPATFASLVETAKKALPADVNAPKA
- the rpmI gene encoding 50S ribosomal protein L35 encodes the protein MPKQKTHSGAKKRFKVTGSGKIKKQQANLRHNFEGKPTKRTRRLSADKILAPGDAKVAKKLLGI
- the priA gene encoding bifunctional 1-(5-phosphoribosyl)-5-((5-phosphoribosylamino)methylideneamino)imidazole-4-carboxamide isomerase/phosphoribosylanthranilate isomerase PriA, whose protein sequence is MNDFASTPELILLPAVDVADGKAVRLTQGEAGTETSYGDPVDAALAWARDGAQWIHLVDLDAAFGRGNNAAVLRKVIKQLKGVQVELSGGIRDDATLEAALESGASRINLGTAALENPEWAADVIGRYGDAIAVGLDVRGTTLAARGWTRDGGDLWQVLQRLEDAGCSRYVVTDVTKDGTLKGPNLELLREVTTRTVKPVVASGGISNLDDIAALRELVPLGVEGAIVGKALYAGAFTLAEALDVAAG
- a CDS encoding DUF1844 domain-containing protein yields the protein MDTIPSSPDRHEAERLARWEEQERASAAATRDIADVPAVEVITTAAVHLMSAAAVKTGLADDPETQLDLDEARKLINALAGLITAGAPEISDMHARSLRDGLRSLQLAFREASVIPDPIGKGPGEKWTGPVT